In Legionella lytica, one genomic interval encodes:
- a CDS encoding beta-ketoacyl-ACP synthase III has product MKYAVISGTGSYSPERQLSNVELESMIDTSDEWIASRTGIRNRSIAQGHETTSYMAAKAAERALLAANLDADQIDLIVVATCTPDNFFPSVACAVQNALKIKKPIPAFDVSAACSGFVYVMDIAKQYITAGTVNNVLVIGSERMSHALDWNDRATCVLFGDGAGAVVLSASNRQGIIGSVLHSSYDTERYLELQNYSLKEERAVISMKGNEVFKLAVNIMGNVVDEVLELCQLKKSDIKWLVPHQANQRIIQAIAKKLELPMSQVVVTIGNHGNTSAASIPLALDHSIRNKQIQQDDLFLIEAFGAGMTWGAMVIRY; this is encoded by the coding sequence ATGAAATATGCTGTAATTAGTGGTACTGGGAGCTATAGTCCGGAGAGACAGCTTTCCAATGTTGAACTGGAGTCGATGATAGACACCAGTGATGAATGGATTGCTTCGAGAACAGGGATTCGTAATCGCAGTATCGCTCAAGGGCATGAGACAACTTCATATATGGCAGCTAAAGCTGCCGAGCGAGCTTTACTCGCTGCAAATCTGGATGCAGATCAGATTGATTTAATTGTTGTGGCGACTTGTACGCCCGATAATTTTTTTCCTAGCGTAGCCTGTGCGGTGCAAAACGCATTAAAAATTAAAAAACCAATCCCTGCCTTTGATGTTAGCGCTGCATGTAGCGGTTTTGTTTATGTTATGGATATTGCAAAGCAATATATAACCGCCGGTACAGTAAATAATGTTTTAGTTATAGGTAGTGAGCGTATGTCTCATGCGCTTGATTGGAATGACCGAGCCACCTGCGTTTTGTTTGGCGATGGGGCCGGTGCTGTTGTATTAAGTGCAAGTAATCGGCAAGGGATTATAGGAAGCGTACTCCATTCTTCTTATGATACAGAAAGATACTTGGAACTTCAGAACTATTCCCTTAAAGAAGAGCGTGCGGTAATTTCGATGAAGGGCAATGAAGTATTTAAACTTGCTGTTAATATCATGGGTAACGTAGTTGATGAGGTTTTAGAACTTTGTCAATTAAAAAAGTCAGATATTAAGTGGTTAGTTCCCCATCAGGCTAATCAGCGTATTATTCAAGCTATCGCTAAAAAATTAGAGCTTCCCATGTCCCAAGTTGTTGTGACTATTGGTAATCATGGCAATACTTCGGCGGCTTCTATTCCTTTGGCTCTTGATCATTCCATCCGAAACAAGCAAATTCAACAAGATGATTTATTTTTGATTGAAGCTTTTGGTGCCGGAATGACTTGGGGTGCAATGGTGATTCGTTATTAA